One window of the Cotesia glomerata isolate CgM1 linkage group LG10, MPM_Cglom_v2.3, whole genome shotgun sequence genome contains the following:
- the LOC123273410 gene encoding protein C19orf12-like, with amino-acid sequence MMSYNNKELMNVICDISEIKSMKVAVKSSLQSGIVVGTAAAVGGLLLGPRGIALGSILAGLGTSFAMEGQFKPVPEILKNDLTEKQKNELMKAIRNLLTAQNIMTISMLLTERGVLEALVRLISNFLKNLSYDMMSYNNEELMDVICDINEIKSIKVAVKSSLQSGILVGTAAAIGGFFFGPIGIFIGGSIAGLGTALVMKGKFKSVPEILMNDLTEKQKKKLMEEVRNLLTAKNIMTISMLLTERDVLAALVRVISKFLKKLSYDL; translated from the exons ATGATGTCCtacaataataaagaattaatgAATGTAATATGTGATATAAGTGAAATAAAGTCAATGAAAGTAGCTGTTAAATCATCGCTTCAATCTGGCATTGTAGTTGGTACTGCTGCGGCCGTTGGCGGTCTTCTTCTTGGTCCACGTGGAATTGCACTTG gaAGTATACTTGCTGGTCTTGGCACTTCATTTGCGATGGAGGGACAATTCAAACCTGTtcctgaaattttaaaaaacgatCTAACTgaaaaacagaaaaatgaattaatgaaAGCAATAAGAAATTTACTAACCGCCCAAAATATTATGACAATATCAATGTTGCTAACTGAAAGAGGTGTCCTAGAAGCTCTTGTAAGATTGATAagcaactttttaaaaaatctaagctatgat ATGATGTCCTACAATAATGAAGAATTAATGGATGTAATATGTgatataaatgaaataaagtcAATAAAAGTAGCTGTTAAATCATCGCTTCAATCTGGCATTTTAGTTGGTACTGCTGCGGCCATTggcggttttttttttggtccaATTGGAATTTTCATtg gaGGTTCGATTGCTGGTCTTGGCACTGCATTAGTGATGAAGGGAAAATTCAAATCGGTTCCTGAAATTTTAATGAACGATCTAACtgaaaaacagaaaaaaaaattgatggaaGAAGTAAGAAATTTACTAACCGCTAAAAATATTATGACAATATCAATGTTGCTAACTGAAAGAGATGTCCTAGCGGCTCTTGTAAGAGTGAtaagcaaatttttaaaaaaactaagctatgatttataa
- the LOC123273411 gene encoding uncharacterized protein LOC123273411, whose protein sequence is MLGFVNRSSRNLISIKAIKSVYFSLVRSRLEYAAVVWSPIFDVHINKIDKVQHKFLKFLVWKIDRIYPKPGSDKEELCRRFKMLSLKDRRLCASAIFLTRLIQGKVDCPRLLESITFRTPTWRSNVPFQLPLTSTNFAASAPIYRLMYAFNLFYKIDNSLDIYTINNVGSLAKLCSSIGH, encoded by the coding sequence ATGTTAGGATTTGTAAATAGATCTAGTCGTAACTTAATCTCAATCAAAGCCATTAAATCTGTATACTTTTCCCTGGTTAGATCGCGTCTCGAGTATGCTGCGGTGGTCTGGTCTCCTATCTTTGATGTGCACATCAATAAGATCGACAAAGTTCAACACAAAttccttaaatttttagtatggaaaattgACCGAATTTACCCTAAACCGGGCTCAGATAAGGAAGAACTTTGTCGTAGATTTAAAATGCTTTCTTTAAAGGACCGCCGACTATGTGCCAGTGCTATTTTCTTGACGCGACTGATACAGGGCAAGGTTGATTGTCCAAGACTTCTAGAATCAATTACTTTCAGAACTCCGACCTGGAGAAGTAATGTTCCCTTTCAACTTCCACTAACGAGTACTAACTTCGCTGCATCTGCTCCTATTTATCGTTTAATGTATGCTTTTAacttgttttataaaattgataacaGCCTTGACATCTACACGATAAATAATGTTGGCTCTCTTGCAAAACTTTGTTCCTCAATTGGACACTGA
- the LOC123272992 gene encoding major centromere autoantigen B-like isoform X2: MTEPSSENLNDQPADKITEEIPDTGIKQNTQKKPVLTRRRFSFKEKLKILQQLENNSMMTVCKNFHVNEFTVRKWKKQRELIEKNCKDRKLCNTKKKIIVGNPDVDDALHKWYLKARRKRLPISGPILKCEALRLNDELGGKKDFVASDGWLDNWKRRKGIKTLMFGYKNPNLSNQKCSVCKASLKKEKVGKIKCIESILKESDDQQT, translated from the exons ATGACTGAACCTTCAAGCGAAAATCTTAATGATCAACCAGCTGATAAAATTACTGAAGAAATTCCAGACACTGGAATAAAACAGAACACACAAAAAAAGCCAGTTTTAACGAGAAGACGTTTttcatttaaagaaaaattaaaaatattacagcAACTAGAGAATAACAGTATGATGACAGTTTGTAAAAACTTTCATGTAAATGAATTCACTGTTCGTAAGTGGAAAAAACAGCGAgaactaattgaaaaaaattgtaaggacagaaaattatgtaatacaaagaaaaaaataatagttggTAATCCAGACGTTGATGATGCTTTGCATAAATGGTACTTGAAAGCAAGAAGAAAACGTTTGCCTATATCAGGACCTATTTTAAAGTGCGAAGCTCTGCGTTTGAATGATGAACTTGGTGGTAAAAAAGACTTTGTCGCTAGTGATGGTTGGCTTGATAATTGGAAAAGGCGAAAAGGTATCAAGACCTTGATGTTTGGATATAAAAATCCTAATTTGAGTAATCAAAAGTGTTCAGTCTGCAAAGCTAGTCTGAAAAAAGAA AAAGtgggaaaaataaaatgcatagaaagtattttaaaagaaagtgATGATCAACAAACTTga
- the LOC123272992 gene encoding major centromere autoantigen B-like isoform X1, with protein MTEPSSENLNDQPADKITEEIPDTGIKQNTQKKPVLTRRRFSFKEKLKILQQLENNSMMTVCKNFHVNEFTVRKWKKQRELIEKNCKDRKLCNTKKKIIVGNPDVDDALHKWYLKARRKRLPISGPILKCEALRLNDELGGKKDFVASDGWLDNWKRRKGIKTLMFGYKNPNLSNQKCSVCKASLKKEQKVGKIKCIESILKESDDQQT; from the exons ATGACTGAACCTTCAAGCGAAAATCTTAATGATCAACCAGCTGATAAAATTACTGAAGAAATTCCAGACACTGGAATAAAACAGAACACACAAAAAAAGCCAGTTTTAACGAGAAGACGTTTttcatttaaagaaaaattaaaaatattacagcAACTAGAGAATAACAGTATGATGACAGTTTGTAAAAACTTTCATGTAAATGAATTCACTGTTCGTAAGTGGAAAAAACAGCGAgaactaattgaaaaaaattgtaaggacagaaaattatgtaatacaaagaaaaaaataatagttggTAATCCAGACGTTGATGATGCTTTGCATAAATGGTACTTGAAAGCAAGAAGAAAACGTTTGCCTATATCAGGACCTATTTTAAAGTGCGAAGCTCTGCGTTTGAATGATGAACTTGGTGGTAAAAAAGACTTTGTCGCTAGTGATGGTTGGCTTGATAATTGGAAAAGGCGAAAAGGTATCAAGACCTTGATGTTTGGATATAAAAATCCTAATTTGAGTAATCAAAAGTGTTCAGTCTGCAAAGCTAGTCTGAAAAAAGAA cagAAAGtgggaaaaataaaatgcatagaaagtattttaaaagaaagtgATGATCAACAAACTTga